Genomic window (Fundidesulfovibrio soli):
TGCAGTTCATCGACCTTGGCGTTCAGGGCGTAACGGTTCTTGCGGCGGGGCGGGCAGCCTGCGTGGGCAGGTGGGAGCTTCATCGGCGTGTCCTGATTGATTTTGGTGGTGATTATCAAAATCAATTTATGACCACAAGATGAAATTTCTATGAACACCACTTGATGAGAACGCGTAATCCCGAGGTGTTGCAGGTTTTGCGGTGCGTGATGGGTTCCATCTCAAGGGTCGGGAAAAGTGACTGTACGCGGCCGGCCAGGGTGGGGCCGCTCCTTGGAGCTGGTGAGCCTGGCCGCTGGACGCCCGCTCCGCCTCCCGCTATGGTGGGGGGCCACCCCCACGCCACAGGAGCTCCCATGGACACCGCCCCGGACTTGTTGGAAAAGGAAAGAAGCGTCGCCGTCAGGATCAGGCGGGCGCTTTCCGAGGCGGAGCAGGCCGCCCTTGCGGGCTGCGAGTCCAACCCGCTGGCGGCCCCCCTGGCGGAGCTTCTGGAAGAGTACGAGGCCCTGGCCCAGCGCGCCCAGCGCGTGGCCGACCTGGCCCGCTCCGTCCAGCAGGATCTTGACGACGCCCTGGAGCAGGTCACGCAGCTCACCCAGGTGGACGGCCTCACCGGGGCCATGAACCGCCCCAGCTTCGAGCGGCTGCTCTCCCGCGACTGGGCCCAGGCGCAGCGCGAAGCAACCTCCCTCTCCCTGCTGTTGGTGAACGTGGACAGCCTCCAGTCCTACAATGCGCTCTACGGCTCGCTGGCCGGGGACGAGTGCCTGCGGGCCGTGGCCCGCGCCCTCATGCGCTGCCTCTACCGCGAGGTGGACGTGGTGGCACGCCTGGAGGGTGACACCTTCGCGGCGCTGCTGCCCGGCACCGACGGGGAGGGCGCGGCCGTGGTGGGCCAGCGCATCCTGGACGAGGTGGCGGGCATGGAGATTCCCCACCTGGAGTCCGTCCACGGCGGGTTCGTCAGCGTGAGCGTTGGCCTGGCCACCATGACGCCCGGGCGCGGCGACGCCCCCCTGGCCCTGGTGCGCGCGGCGCAGGCCGCGCTGGGCGCCGCCAAGGACGGCGGCCGGGCGCGCCTGGCCCTGGCCTGAGCAGGGCATCGTCTGCCCGGAAGCATGGGCCGGAAAAATGGGGATGTTCTCGCAAAAAATTCGTCACGCCATGTTGTCTTCAGCGCAATGATTGTAAGGACATAACGCGGGACTCTGCCTTGGCCCGATCCCTTCCAGATTCGGCCCGACCGTGCCCGTGACCGTGCAAGGGGCCGATGCCTTGCCCCCGGCCGCCCCGAGACCCTAGGCCCTCCCGCCGGCATTGCCTGAAATTCCACTTGCCTGCTGCCGCACCGTAACATTTGCGGCCTAGTCTTCCTCCAGCTTGTCGAGCGGCCGCTGAGCCGCATCGCCTTTCGAGCACCTTTTCCGGCGGCCGCTGGCCGCCGCAGCCGGAGGATACACCGTGTTGGACCTGTTCAAACCCATGACCCTGGCCCTGCTGTGCAGCCTGTCCATCCAGGCGGGCATGTACGTCTATTGCCTGGAGACCCTGGCCCGCTAGCTCCCTCCGCTTTCGCTCCTCCTCGCGCCCCCGGCCGTTTCAGGCGGCCGGGGGCGTTCCTGTTTCCTCCATGGGACACACTTGTCTTACAAATTTGTACAATAGTGTGCGTTTTTGTGTCGCGCCATCAAGGCGCGCAACATCAACAGTCTGTAATCACGTGATTTTTCTATTGGCACGGGACTTGATAACCCTGCTACGAAACAACCAGCCACCAACAGACAGGGAGCAGGACCATGAGCGCAACCAGCATCCGCGGCACTCTCGAAATGGCAGGAGCCTTGACCGGCAGTTTGGCCATCCAGGCTCTGTACTATGTCCTCTGTCTGAGAACGCTGGCTTCCTAAGCAGCTCAACCAACGAGGCACACCGTGTCCGACCTGATTTTCGAAGAACGCAAGGACCAGATCCACCGCAAGGGTGAAGGTCCGTTCAAGCTGGCCTGCAACCGCGACTCCCTGGCCGGGGCCGTGAGCCAGCGGGCCTGCGTGTTCTGCGGCTCGCGCGTGGTGCTGTACCCCATCGCGGACGCCCTGCACCTGGTGCATGGACCCATCGGCTGCGCCGCCTACACCTGGGACATCCGCGGCGCGCTCTCCTCCGGGCCGGAGCTGCACCGCCTCTCCTTCTCCACGGACCTGCAGGAGACCGACGTGATCTTCGGCGGCGAGAAGAAGCTGTACGCCGCCCTGGTGGAGCTGATCGACCGCCACCAGCCCAAGGCCGCCTTCGTCTACTCCACCTGCATCGTGGGCATCATCGGGGACGACCTCCAGGCCGTGTGCAAGAAGGTCTCGGCCGAGAAGGGCATCCCCGTGATCCCGGTGCAGTCCGAGGGGTTCAAGGGCAACAAGCGCGAGGGCTACCTGGCCGCCTGCAAGGCCATGTTCACCCTGATGGGCACCGGCGACACCTCGGACATCGGGCCGCTGTCCCTGAACATCCTGGGCGATTTCAACCTGGCGGGCGAGATCTGGATCATCCGCGAATATTTCGAGCGCATGGGCATCACGGTGGTGGCCAACATCACCGGCGACGGCCGCGTGGGCGACATCGCCCGGGCCCACGGCGCGGCGCTCAACGTGGTGCAGTGCTCCGGCTCCACCATGGACCTGGCCAAGATGATGAAGGAAAAATACGGCACTCCCTTCGTCAAGGTCTCCTACTTCGGCATCGAGGACATGGCCGAGGCCCTGTACTCCGTGGCCCGCTTCTTCAAGGACAAGGACCCCGGCATCCTGGTGCGCACCCAGGAGCTGGTGAAGGACGAGCTGGCCGTGCTCTACCCCAAGCTCCAGGCGTTCAGGAAGGATCTGGAGGGCAAGAAGGCCGCCATCTACGTGGGCGGCGCCTTCAAGGCCTTCTCCCTGATCAAGGCCTTCCGCCACCTGGGCATGTCCGTGGTGATCGCGGGCTCCCAGACAGGCACCGAGGAGGACTACGAGGAGCTGGCCTCCATCTGCGACCCCGGCACCATCATCGTGGACGACGCCAACCCCCTGGAGCTCTCCGCCTTCCTCAAGGAGAAGGACGTGGACATCTTCGTGGGCGGCGTGAAGGAGCGCCCCATCGCCTACAAGCTGGGCGTGGGCTTCTGCGACCACAACCACGAGCGCAAGGAAGCCCTGGAAGGGTTCGTGGGCATGTACAATTTCGCCCTGGAGGTCCACCGCACCGTGATGAGCCCGGTGTGGAAGTTCGTACCCCGCAGGACAGGCAAGATCCTGGCCGTTGAAGAGGCCGACCTGCCGAAGGAGTGCACCCTGTGAGCGCGCCTGAAACCACCGCGGCTGCCCCGGTGAAGCCCGAAAAGATCGCGAAGGCCAAGGCCCCGGCGGAGAACTTCGTCTCCACCACCAACGCCTGCAAGCTGTGCAAGCCCCTGGGCGCCACCCTGGTGTTCAAGGGCATCGAGGGCGGCGTGCCCTTCCTGCACGGCTCCCAGGGCTGCGCCACCTACATGCGCCGCTACATCATCAGCCACTTCCGCGAGCCCATGGACATCGCCTCCAGCTCCCTGGGCGAGAAGCAGGCCATCTACGGCGGAGGGGCCAACCTGAAGAAGGGCCTGCTCACCGTCATGGACAAGTACGGCGCGGGCTTGATCGGCGTGGCCACCACCTGCCTCACCGAGACCATCGGCGACGACGTGCCCGGCATCCTGGGCGAGTTCCGCCGCGAATTCGCAGACCTCGAGCTGGCCCCGGTGGTCAACGTGTCCACCCCCAGCTACTCCGGCTCGCACATGGAGGGCTTCACCGCCGCAGTCAAGGCCGTGGTGGAGCAGCTGGCCCAGGCCGGCGAGCCCAACGATTCCGTGGGCTGCTTTCCGGGCTTCGTCTCCTGCGCGGACATCAGGCACCTGAAGGACGTGTTCGCCTCCTTCGGGATCGACGCCACCATCCTGCCGGACTACTCCGAGACCCTCGATGGCCCGGCCCTGGACGACTACGAGAAGCTGCCCTCCGGCGGCACCCCCGTGGCCTCCATCCGCGCCCTGGGCGGGGCCAAGGCCAGCTTCGAGTTCGGCGCCACCCTGCCGCCCGTGGGCGAGGCCGGCACCGCCGCAGGCCTGCTGGCCGCGCGTTTCGGCGTGCCCGCGCACCGCATGGGCCTGCCCATCGGGCTGCGCGCCTCGGACGAGTTCTTCAAGGCCCTGGAGGCCGTCGCCTGCGCGCCCACGCCCCGCCGCCACGCCCTGGAGCGCGGCCGCCTGCTGGACGCCTTCGTGGACGGCCACAAGTACATCTCCCAGAAGCGCTGCGTGATCTACGGCGAGGAGGACCTCATCGTGGGCCTGACCTCCTTCATGGCCGAGATCGGCGTGATCCCGGTGCTGGTGGCCGGGGGCGGGCGCTCGGGCAGGCTCAAGGCCGCCGTGGAGGCCGCCTGCGAGGGCCTGCTGCCCGAGATGCCCGAAGTGCGCGAGGGCGTGGACTTCTACGACATCGCGGACCGCGCCCGCGAGCTGGCCCCGGACTTCTTCATAGGCCACTCCAAGGGCTACCGCCTGGCCCGCGAGATGAATGTTCCCCTGATCCGGGTGGGCTTCCCCATCCACGACCGTTTCGGCGGCCACAGGCTGCACCACCTCTGCTACCTGGGGGCCCAGGAGCTGTTCGACCGGGTGGTCAACGCCATGATCGAAAAGAAACAGACCGACTCCGACATCGGGTACGGATACATTTAAGGAGCACCCCCATGGCCATGGACCTCTCCAAGCACCCCTGTTTCAACAAGGACGCCAAGGGCTCCTGCGCGCGCATCCACCTGCCGGTGGCGCCCAAGTGCAACATCCAGTGCAACTACTGCAACCGCAAGTACGACTGCGTGAACGAGTCGCGCCCGGGCGTCACCTCCTCGGTGCTCACCCCGGCCCAGGCCATCCTGTACATGGAGAAGGTGCTTGAGGCCGAGCCGCGCATCACCGTGGTGGGCATCGCCGGCCCAGGCGACCCCATGGCCAACGCCAAGCAGACGCTTGAGACCATGCGCCGCATCAAGGACAAGTGGCCGGACATGATCCTGTGCCTGTCCTCCAACGGGCTGGAGCTGGCCGAGCACGTGGACGAGCTGGCCGAGATCGGCGTCTCCCACGTCACGGTGACCGTGAACGCCATCGACCTGGACGTGGCCGAGAAGATCTACTCCTGGGCGCGGGTGGGCAAGGTGCTCTACCGGGGCCGCGAAGCCGCGCGCATCCTGCTGGAGCGCCAGGAGGAGTCCATCCGCCGCCTCAAGGAGAAGGACCTGATCGTCAAGATCAACACGATCATCATCCCCGGCGTCAACGACCACCACATCGAGGCCATCGCGGCCAAGATGAAGTCCATGGGCGTGAACCTGCTCAACTGCATGGCCATCATCCCCAACAAGGACACCAAATTCGAGCACATCATCGAACCCAACAAGGACGACGTGGAAGCCATCCGGGCCATGGCCGAGGGCTACCTGCCCCAGATGCGCCACTGCCAGCGCTGCCGCGCCGACGCCGTGGGCCTGCTGGAGAAGGACTGCTCCCGCCAGTTCTCCGGGCTGCTCTCGGCCTGCGCGGCCGACAAGTCCGCCGGGCTGGACGCCTCCCGACCCCATGTGGCCGTGGCCAGCATGGAAGGGATGCTGGTGAACATGCACCTGGGCGAGGCAGGCGGCTTCCAAATCTGGGGCGAGGACGGCGCGGGCGGCTACAAGCTGGTGGAGACGCGCCCGGCCCCGGCCGCGGGCACCGGCCCCAAGCGCTGGTACGAACTGGCCAAGAGCCTCTCGGACTGCAGGGCCGCGCTGGTCTCCGGCGTGGGCGACACCCCCCAGGCCATCCTGGAGGAGGAGGGCGTGAAGGTGGTGGCCATGTCCGGGTTCATCACCCAGGGCCTGGACGCAGTGTACAAGACCGGCGACATCGAGCGCCTGCGCGCCAAGGGCGGCGGAGGCTGCAAGATGGGCAGCGGCTGCACCGGCGGCGGCGAGGGCTGCGGTTGATTTGAGGGACGAAACTTTGGGGTTGTGCGAGAGGCATGGTCGGAAACGGCCATGCCTTTTCGTTTTCGGAACTTGATGAGCTGCAGCGGACACTGATTTTAGGGACAAATCAAGGAGATGCCTACAGATAAGTCTAGCTTGGAATCATTTGTCAGCCTCAGGAGACAATATTGGATTGCCCTTGGGTTTTCCTGGACACCGACTTGGACGTATGATGCCGACGCTCATCCCCGGACGTGACCGGCGGGAGCGCAAGGCGATCTGCCCGGGCTCGTTTTCCCGTCCTGGCTGGTTCCATGGGCCACCGCGCCCAGGTGTCGGTGCAGTTCTCAGCCCGCTCCTGTGTATTTCGAGATAAATCAGGAAATTATACGCCAGACGTATAGCGCTGATCGCAACGTGCTGATTATGCGTAGCAATTATATGAAATTTGTTCTTGCTTGTTTTCAATATTCCTGCATGGAAGGATACAGATACAAAACCGTGCTGGCGTGGTGTGGGGATTGCGTGTCGCCAGCCCAAACCGGTTTCTGACGAACAAAAGTGTGGCTCAGGCGGCGCATATATCATTCGATGTAAGGCAAAGGCGGTGTACGATTCGCTATTTATAGAGGTTGTGACGGGTGCGTGGCGATCCCGGCAATCGCATTTCCGTACCTGGAGGCCGAAAATGAGAAATTTTTCTCTCCATCTCTTTGTCGCAGCAGCCTTTCTTTTCTTGTGCAATCCCTGCCAGGCAGAAAAAATATCCTCCGGAATGGTTCACGGCGCGCGAGTCGCCCCGGACGGCACGTTGTGGGCCTGGGGGGCAAACTTCTATGGCCAGGTGGGCGATGGATCCACCGACACCAGGCCATCCCCGGTGCAGATCGGGGAGGAAAAGTTCTGGGACCAGGTGGCCGCCAAGTCCGTCTTCACCATGGCAATCAAGAAGGAAGGCTCCCTTTGGGCCTGGGGGAACAACGACCACGGCCAGCTCGGCGGCGACTTCCCCACGGGAAGGCACCAGCCCGGGCAGGTTGGCCTCGATTCCGACTGGGCCCAGGTTTTCTTGGGCAGCTCACACGTATTGGGCATAAGGAAGAACGGCACCCTTTGGACCTGGGGCGGGAACTCCGACGGCCAGCTCGGCAACGGCAACACGGATGACGTTCACCAGCCCGTGCAAATCCACGAAGGCTACAAGGCGGTGTGGGCGACGGCGGGCGTCCTGCATTCCATGATCATCAAGAGCGACGGCACGCTTTGGGGTTTTGGCGACAATTCCATGGGGCAATTGGGAAATGGTCCCACCTTCGCCAATCCTTCTCCCGTGCAGATCGGCACCGATACGGATTGGGCCGTCGTCAGCGCCGGGTATTGGCATACCGTGGCGCTGAAGAGCGACGGCAGCCTCTGGGCCTGGGGCTACAACGACAAGGGTCAGCTCGGCGACGGAACTACGACAGTCCGGAAAACCCCTGTCCGGATCGGCGCGGACACGGACTGGATGGCGATTTCGGCCGGCATGAGCCACACCCTGGCCATCAAAAACGACGGGAGCCTCTGGGCCTGGGGCAACGATGAATTCTCCCAGCTCGGCGACGGCGGCACAACAAACCGCACCTCCCCGTTCCGGATAGGCACGGACAACCACTGGGCCGCCGTGGCCGGAGGCTTGGACCAGACGCTCGCCCTCAAGACGGGCGGGTCGTTCTGGTCCTGGGGTCGTGGGGAGTTCTCCGCCTTGGGAAACGGGACGACGTCCCTGCAGATAACGCCCAAGCTCGCGCGGGTCACGGCGGTCGTCTCCGGCGCCCGTCCGGGCATGCGGAGTTCCGCCACTCTTGAAGTGGGCGGAGCTGGGGTGACGGCCTACAGGTATCAGCTCGACGACGGAGCCTGGAGCGGGGAAATACCCGTCGGAACACCGATCACACTGAGCGGGCTGGCCAAGGGCCGCCATATCCTGCGCGCGGTCGGGAAAAACGGCGCGGGCGATTGGCAAAGCACCTCCTGGGCCACCCCAGCCGTTTGGTACGTGGGGGCGACCCACATGGCGGCGGGGTCCGGCCACTCGGCCATCGTCTACCCCGACGGAACGCTCTGGACCTGGGGCTGGAACAATTACGGCCAGCTCGGCGACGGCGGCACCACGCACCGGCTGCTCCCCAAGCGGGTCGGCACGGGCACGGACTGGGCCGCCGTCGCGACCCATTTCGACCACACCCTGGCGCTTAAGACCGACGGCACTTTGTGGGCATTCGGGTATAACGCCTTCGGCCAGCTCGGCGACGGCAGCACCACCTCCAGGAGCAGCCCCGTGCAGGTCGGCCAGGATGCCGACTGGGCCATGGTCAGCGCGGGGTACCGCCATTCTCTGGCCATAAAGAGCGACGGAACGCTCCGGGCCTGGGGCCACAACAACCTGGGCCAGCTGGGGGATGGAAGCAGCGAGAACAGGCTGTCGCCCATACTCGTGAACCCTGTTCAGGACTGGGCCCAGGTCGCGGCCGGGGGCGACCACGCGCTGGCCATCGGAGGCGACGGCAGCCTCTGGGCATGGGGGCGCAACGACTGGGGCCAGGTCGGGGACGGTTCCACCACGACCAGGTTCAGGCCGGTGCGCTATGGCCTGGACACCAACTGGGGCGCGGTCGCCGCGGGCTACATCCACAGCCTGGCGATGAAGTACGGCGGCTCGCTGTATGCTTTCGGGGCCAATGCGCACGGCCAGCTCGGCGACGGCGGGACGACCCAACAGACCTCGCCGGAGATGATCGGCATGTACAACTGTTCCACGGTGGCCTCCGGCAGCTACCACAGCCTGGCGGTCAAGACGGACGGCAGCCTCTGGGCCTGGGGATACAACGCCTTCGGCCAGCTCGGCGACGGCTCCGCGACGGATCGGTCCTCCCCCGTCCGGGTGGGGGCGGAACGGACCTGGGCGGCGGTCGCCCCCGGCGGCTACCATTCACTGGCTCTGGACGCCAAGGGCGCGGCCTGGGCCTGGGGCAACAATTCCGATGGTCAGCTCGGCAACGGTTCCACTACGAACAGATCGCTGCCGAGCCGTGTGCTCACGCACACGATGCGGGCCTGGCCAGCGCTACGCATTTTGCTGTTGCAGGGCGGGTAGGGGAAAGTCCGGCGTTTCATTGAACATCCCGCCCCAGCACTCCCCATGCTGGCCCCGTTCCCAACCACGGGGAGCGCTGAGGACTTTATGGAACACGCGATAGGGAAAAAGATCTGGGTCCGGCCAGATCCAGAGGAGTTTGACAAGTGGTGGATCAATAACCACGACTATGCAAAATGACCCTCGTGCCGGGCGGCGTTTTTCGCCGCCCGGCAATGCGGACCGGTCCATGCTTGATCAATTAGCAAACATGGTATAGCATGGCATATATGTGACTGATAATGAAGGTTATCCGGGCCATAGCCACGTCCATCTGGTCAGCTGTCCGCCGGGTCGTTGCAATCAACAGGGAACAACGCAGGGAGGATGCACTGGGCTGGAATATGGGGATTGCTTTGTTGCTGCTGAACCTCTTTTTCTTCTTGTCTTGGCTTCTCTCCACGTGTTCCAAGCCCGGCAGCGTTCAGCCCGCGCCCCGTCCTGCTTACAGTTCGGCCCCCTCGGCTGCCCCAGCCCCGAAGCCAGCTCCCCCCCTGGCCCCGCCCGCAGGTGTCGGAAAGGATTGACCCAACCGGGCTGCAAGGTGATGCCAGCCGGACCACGGGTCACGCCGGGAAGGGGTGCGCAGGCAACCAGAAAACCGAGGCACTGCCGTGTCCGGCCCGAGGCGCGAACTCGCTCCATCCCGCCAGCGGCAGCCAAACAATGCTGCCCTTCCTGTTCCGTCTGACTGAAATTCGTGCCGGCATTGCCTGTGCCGCCTCCCGTGAATTTCAATTCATGAAGCGCTATTCATTTGTGCGTACATGGCGATATAATACTCTCGCCCAACAGGAGTCGCCATGCGCAGGAAGAGATGGTGGGAAACGTGGTGGGCGGAGGGCATTTTCGAGCTGCTGCTCAGCATCCTGATGAACGTGATCGAGTGGGCGATCTATGCACTGTTTCTGTAACTGCCCGCGCGCGGGGAGCGAACCATGAGGGGCTTCATCCGCTGGATTCTGGCTCAGAGGCGCCTCGAGCGCCGCAAGGACCCGTTCAGCTACAAGCTGAGGCTCATAAGCGAATGGCTGACCATTCTGTGGCTGATGTTTGCCATACCCATATGGTGCCACAAATTTACCGGCCCGGCCTCGGAGCGTTCGGCCCCGGAGCGCCTGGTCTCGGAGCGCTCGGCCCAGCGATCCCCGTCGGTAACGACGGTCTATACCCCTTCCCCCAAGCCCGCGCCTCCTCCGGCCCGGGTCCCGCCCGCAGGCGTCGGCAGGGATTGAAGTCCGGCGTCCCTCAAGAAATACCTGTCTTGCCTGCAGCCAGGGCCGCGCCCGGCACGCCCCGGCGCAAGCGCGCCAACCGCCCGCCCGCCCACACCCCGCCGAAAGCCGTTCGCCAGGCCAAACGGCTTCTCCATTCCGGTGAACGGCTGCCCCAATAACCGTCCACCGCCCATTGCCAAGGCTCCAACCGCTCGCCGAAACACCCCTTTTTTTTCTTGCGCCCGGGTATACATACAAATCGCGCCCGGCTTGGAAGCGCGCTGAGCCGCCGCCACACCGCATCCAGGAGGAAAACCATGCATCACGCATCCCCCGACCAGACACAGTTCAAGGAACTCGTGCGCAAGAAATGGTCCATCTCGCTGTCGCTCACGGCGCTCATGCTCACCATCTATTTCGGCTTCATCCTGCTCCTGGCCTTCGGCCGCCATGTGCTGGCCCAGAAGGTCGGAGCCTACATCCCGCTGGGTATACCTGTGGGCTTAGGTGTGATAGTGTCCGCTTGCGTCCTCACCGGCCTGTACGTGCGTTGGGCAAACACCGTGTATGACCGCTCCGTGAAAGACTGCATCGAGAGCATGAAGAGGTAGCCCATGAACACGACAACCTTCACCATCGGTCAGCCCAACACGATCTCGATCATCTTCTTCTTCCTGTTTGTGGCCGCCACCCTGGTCATCACCTATTTCGCGGCCAAGAAATCCAAGACCGCCTCGGACTTCTACGCGGCAGGCCGTTCGGTCACGGGCTTCCAGAACGGGCTGGCCCTGGCGGGGGACTACATGTCCGCCGCGTCCTTCCTGGGCATCGCGGGCCTGGTGGCCCTCAAGGGATATGACGGCCTGATCTACTCCATCGGCTTCCTGGTGGGCTGGCCCCTGATCATGTTCCTCATCGCGGAGCCCCTGCGCAACCTGGGCAAGTACACCTTCGCCGACGTGGTGGCCTACCGCCTGCGCCAGAAACCCATCCGCGTGGCGGCCTCCTGCGGCTCGCTCATG
Coding sequences:
- a CDS encoding DUF485 domain-containing protein; this encodes MHHASPDQTQFKELVRKKWSISLSLTALMLTIYFGFILLLAFGRHVLAQKVGAYIPLGIPVGLGVIVSACVLTGLYVRWANTVYDRSVKDCIESMKR
- the nifE gene encoding nitrogenase iron-molybdenum cofactor biosynthesis protein NifE; translation: MSDLIFEERKDQIHRKGEGPFKLACNRDSLAGAVSQRACVFCGSRVVLYPIADALHLVHGPIGCAAYTWDIRGALSSGPELHRLSFSTDLQETDVIFGGEKKLYAALVELIDRHQPKAAFVYSTCIVGIIGDDLQAVCKKVSAEKGIPVIPVQSEGFKGNKREGYLAACKAMFTLMGTGDTSDIGPLSLNILGDFNLAGEIWIIREYFERMGITVVANITGDGRVGDIARAHGAALNVVQCSGSTMDLAKMMKEKYGTPFVKVSYFGIEDMAEALYSVARFFKDKDPGILVRTQELVKDELAVLYPKLQAFRKDLEGKKAAIYVGGAFKAFSLIKAFRHLGMSVVIAGSQTGTEEDYEELASICDPGTIIVDDANPLELSAFLKEKDVDIFVGGVKERPIAYKLGVGFCDHNHERKEALEGFVGMYNFALEVHRTVMSPVWKFVPRRTGKILAVEEADLPKECTL
- the nifB gene encoding nitrogenase cofactor biosynthesis protein NifB, whose product is MAMDLSKHPCFNKDAKGSCARIHLPVAPKCNIQCNYCNRKYDCVNESRPGVTSSVLTPAQAILYMEKVLEAEPRITVVGIAGPGDPMANAKQTLETMRRIKDKWPDMILCLSSNGLELAEHVDELAEIGVSHVTVTVNAIDLDVAEKIYSWARVGKVLYRGREAARILLERQEESIRRLKEKDLIVKINTIIIPGVNDHHIEAIAAKMKSMGVNLLNCMAIIPNKDTKFEHIIEPNKDDVEAIRAMAEGYLPQMRHCQRCRADAVGLLEKDCSRQFSGLLSACAADKSAGLDASRPHVAVASMEGMLVNMHLGEAGGFQIWGEDGAGGYKLVETRPAPAAGTGPKRWYELAKSLSDCRAALVSGVGDTPQAILEEEGVKVVAMSGFITQGLDAVYKTGDIERLRAKGGGGCKMGSGCTGGGEGCG
- a CDS encoding diguanylate cyclase domain-containing protein, translating into MDTAPDLLEKERSVAVRIRRALSEAEQAALAGCESNPLAAPLAELLEEYEALAQRAQRVADLARSVQQDLDDALEQVTQLTQVDGLTGAMNRPSFERLLSRDWAQAQREATSLSLLLVNVDSLQSYNALYGSLAGDECLRAVARALMRCLYREVDVVARLEGDTFAALLPGTDGEGAAVVGQRILDEVAGMEIPHLESVHGGFVSVSVGLATMTPGRGDAPLALVRAAQAALGAAKDGGRARLALA
- a CDS encoding RCC1 domain-containing protein — translated: MRNFSLHLFVAAAFLFLCNPCQAEKISSGMVHGARVAPDGTLWAWGANFYGQVGDGSTDTRPSPVQIGEEKFWDQVAAKSVFTMAIKKEGSLWAWGNNDHGQLGGDFPTGRHQPGQVGLDSDWAQVFLGSSHVLGIRKNGTLWTWGGNSDGQLGNGNTDDVHQPVQIHEGYKAVWATAGVLHSMIIKSDGTLWGFGDNSMGQLGNGPTFANPSPVQIGTDTDWAVVSAGYWHTVALKSDGSLWAWGYNDKGQLGDGTTTVRKTPVRIGADTDWMAISAGMSHTLAIKNDGSLWAWGNDEFSQLGDGGTTNRTSPFRIGTDNHWAAVAGGLDQTLALKTGGSFWSWGRGEFSALGNGTTSLQITPKLARVTAVVSGARPGMRSSATLEVGGAGVTAYRYQLDDGAWSGEIPVGTPITLSGLAKGRHILRAVGKNGAGDWQSTSWATPAVWYVGATHMAAGSGHSAIVYPDGTLWTWGWNNYGQLGDGGTTHRLLPKRVGTGTDWAAVATHFDHTLALKTDGTLWAFGYNAFGQLGDGSTTSRSSPVQVGQDADWAMVSAGYRHSLAIKSDGTLRAWGHNNLGQLGDGSSENRLSPILVNPVQDWAQVAAGGDHALAIGGDGSLWAWGRNDWGQVGDGSTTTRFRPVRYGLDTNWGAVAAGYIHSLAMKYGGSLYAFGANAHGQLGDGGTTQQTSPEMIGMYNCSTVASGSYHSLAVKTDGSLWAWGYNAFGQLGDGSATDRSSPVRVGAERTWAAVAPGGYHSLALDAKGAAWAWGNNSDGQLGNGSTTNRSLPSRVLTHTMRAWPALRILLLQGG
- a CDS encoding nitrogenase component 1: MAKAKAPAENFVSTTNACKLCKPLGATLVFKGIEGGVPFLHGSQGCATYMRRYIISHFREPMDIASSSLGEKQAIYGGGANLKKGLLTVMDKYGAGLIGVATTCLTETIGDDVPGILGEFRREFADLELAPVVNVSTPSYSGSHMEGFTAAVKAVVEQLAQAGEPNDSVGCFPGFVSCADIRHLKDVFASFGIDATILPDYSETLDGPALDDYEKLPSGGTPVASIRALGGAKASFEFGATLPPVGEAGTAAGLLAARFGVPAHRMGLPIGLRASDEFFKALEAVACAPTPRRHALERGRLLDAFVDGHKYISQKRCVIYGEEDLIVGLTSFMAEIGVIPVLVAGGGRSGRLKAAVEAACEGLLPEMPEVREGVDFYDIADRARELAPDFFIGHSKGYRLAREMNVPLIRVGFPIHDRFGGHRLHHLCYLGAQELFDRVVNAMIEKKQTDSDIGYGYI